Proteins encoded in a region of the Pseudomonas denitrificans (nom. rej.) genome:
- a CDS encoding ClpXP protease specificity-enhancing factor, whose translation MNSSRPYLVRALYEWIVDNGCTPHILVNSEYPGVRVPPGYASDGQIVLNVSPTAVRHLQMDNEAVSFEGRFGGVAQSLYVPSQAVMAIYARENGQGMVFDLEPPVPTDDEDLPDDGPSDEPPRPSGRPSLKVVK comes from the coding sequence ATGAACTCCAGTCGTCCCTACCTCGTGCGAGCCCTCTATGAGTGGATCGTCGACAACGGCTGCACGCCGCATATCCTGGTTAATTCCGAGTACCCGGGCGTGCGGGTTCCGCCGGGTTATGCCAGCGACGGCCAGATCGTGCTCAACGTCTCTCCGACCGCGGTGCGCCACCTGCAGATGGACAACGAGGCGGTCAGCTTCGAAGGTCGCTTCGGTGGCGTCGCCCAGAGCCTCTATGTCCCGTCCCAGGCCGTGATGGCCATCTACGCGCGGGAGAACGGCCAGGGCATGGTCTTCGACCTGGAGCCGCCGGTGCCCACCGATGACGAGGATCTGCCCGATGACGGCCCCTCCGACGAGCCGCCGCGCCCCAGTGGCCGGCCGAGCCTCAAGGTGGTGAAGTAA
- a CDS encoding BON domain-containing protein: protein MTRTPLIAAALAVTMALGGCTSFVSATRDKPIDDDKGTRTLGSKIDDSLIETKVAVNVAKADADLDRNSHVVVISYNGVVLLAGQTPRADLKNKAEQAAKEVQKVKTVHNELQILQPSSLAARSNDTWLTTKIKSQMLADANVPSTRIKVLTENGIVYMLGLVTRKEGDLATQVVQGVDGVQKIVRLFEYID from the coding sequence ATGACCCGCACCCCTCTGATCGCAGCCGCACTGGCCGTGACCATGGCACTGGGTGGCTGCACAAGCTTCGTGAGTGCCACCCGCGACAAGCCGATCGACGATGACAAGGGTACCCGTACCCTTGGCAGCAAGATCGACGACTCGCTGATCGAAACCAAGGTGGCAGTGAACGTCGCCAAGGCCGACGCGGACCTCGACCGCAATTCCCACGTCGTGGTGATCAGCTACAACGGCGTGGTACTGCTGGCCGGCCAGACCCCACGCGCCGACCTGAAGAACAAGGCCGAACAGGCCGCCAAGGAAGTGCAGAAGGTCAAGACCGTGCACAACGAGCTGCAGATCCTGCAGCCCTCCTCCCTGGCCGCCCGCAGCAACGACACCTGGCTGACCACCAAGATCAAGAGCCAGATGCTCGCTGACGCGAACGTGCCCTCCACCCGTATCAAGGTCCTGACCGAGAACGGCATCGTCTACATGCTGGGCCTGGTGACCCGCAAGGAAGGCGACCTGGCCACCCAGGTGGTGCAGGGCGTGGACGGCGTACAGAAGATCGTCCGCCTGTTCGAGTACATCGACTGA
- a CDS encoding phosphoheptose isomerase — protein MDMQSRIRQLFHASIETKQQATEVLIPHIEQASMVMVNALLNEGKILSCGNGGSAGDAQHFSSELLNRFERERPSLPAVALTTDSSTITSIANDYSYNEVFSKQIRALGQPGDVLLAISTSGNSANVIQAIQAAHDREMVVVALTGRDGGNMASLLLPEDVEIRVPAKVTARIQEVHLLVIHCLCDLIDRQLFGSEE, from the coding sequence ATGGACATGCAATCCCGTATCCGCCAGCTCTTCCATGCCAGCATCGAGACCAAGCAACAGGCCACCGAGGTGCTCATCCCGCATATCGAGCAGGCCAGCATGGTCATGGTCAATGCCCTGCTGAACGAGGGCAAGATTCTCTCCTGCGGCAATGGCGGCTCCGCCGGCGACGCTCAGCACTTCTCCTCCGAACTGCTGAACCGCTTCGAGCGCGAGCGCCCGAGCCTGCCTGCGGTCGCCCTGACCACCGACAGCTCCACCATCACCTCGATCGCCAACGATTACAGCTACAACGAAGTCTTCTCCAAGCAGATCCGCGCCCTCGGCCAACCGGGCGACGTGCTGCTGGCGATTTCCACCAGCGGCAACTCGGCGAACGTCATTCAGGCGATCCAGGCCGCACATGATCGCGAAATGGTTGTCGTAGCTCTGACCGGCCGCGACGGCGGCAACATGGCATCGTTGCTGCTGCCCGAAGACGTGGAGATCCGCGTTCCGGCCAAGGTCACCGCGCGCATCCAGGAAGTCCACCTGTTGGTCATCCACTGCCTGTGCGACCTAATCGACCGTCAACTGTTCGGGAGTGAAGAATGA
- a CDS encoding YraN family protein gives MARSSRWRTAVFDRQQPYQKAGRLAEAAALAHLEQHGLRLLAQNWTCRRGELDLVMLDGDTVVFVEVRSRRHSAWGGALESVDWRKQQRLAISAELFLQQNARWSSHPCRFDIVTIDARGPGSAGHLNWIPNAFDT, from the coding sequence ATGGCCAGGTCCAGCCGCTGGAGAACAGCGGTATTTGATCGGCAACAGCCCTACCAGAAGGCCGGGCGGCTGGCCGAAGCCGCCGCCCTGGCCCACCTGGAACAGCATGGATTGCGCCTCCTGGCGCAGAACTGGACATGCCGCCGAGGCGAGCTTGATCTGGTCATGCTGGACGGCGATACAGTAGTATTCGTCGAAGTTCGCTCCCGCCGGCATTCGGCCTGGGGAGGAGCGCTGGAAAGCGTGGACTGGCGCAAGCAACAGCGCCTGGCCATCTCCGCTGAACTCTTCCTGCAACAGAACGCCCGCTGGAGCAGTCACCCCTGCCGGTTCGACATCGTCACCATCGACGCGCGCGGCCCAGGCTCCGCAGGGCACTTGAACTGGATTCCCAACGCTTTTGACACCTGA
- a CDS encoding penicillin-binding protein activator, protein MIARLRPLSALFLAGMLAACASSPSSNLGELPRTPDASIEQLLQQASTAKPDEAAVLRLSAADLAYKQKDLGRSTQILDQIPMDSLKPAQQVFASTLRAQLELARNKTKAALKAFDNPSFQRLGEMPVDLQARAGMVKSLALAADGQTLSAARERVFIDPLLNAEASKANHEEIWKLVSSLPLEQMQASSNEGDLNGWLELARITKSSSTLKEQQSNIDNWVAQNPDHPAAKQLPDALTKLKSLAAQPLNKIGLLLPQQGQLASVARALQDGFLAAHYQAQQSGQAQPAIKLYDSTQVRSLDEFYRQAQADGVQLVVGPLEKNLVKQMSSQPQLPITTLALNYADGNQEGPAQLFQFGLSAEDEAREVANRAWNDGMRRAVALVPRGEWGDRVLASFSRNWQAAGGTLIAAEHVDQPVELARQIADLLQLRQSEGRAKRLQGVLDSSVDTQPSRRQDIDFIFLAATPQQARQIKPTLAFQYAGDLPVYATSNLYTGVNNPAQDQDLNGIRFCETPWLLNPNNALRQQVAAQWPAANGSLGRLYAMGADAYQLAPRLPELKAVPSMQVDGLTGTLSVSAGQRVERRLPWAEFKNGQVQPLENSGI, encoded by the coding sequence ATGATCGCTCGCCTGCGTCCGCTATCCGCTCTGTTCCTGGCCGGCATGCTCGCCGCCTGTGCGTCCTCCCCGTCGTCCAATCTCGGCGAACTGCCGCGCACCCCGGACGCCAGCATCGAACAGCTGCTGCAGCAGGCCTCCACCGCCAAACCGGACGAAGCCGCCGTCCTGCGCCTGTCCGCTGCCGACCTGGCCTACAAGCAGAAGGACCTCGGCCGCTCCACGCAGATCCTCGACCAGATTCCGATGGACAGCCTGAAGCCTGCCCAGCAGGTCTTCGCCAGCACCCTGCGCGCCCAGCTCGAACTGGCCCGCAACAAGACCAAGGCTGCCCTGAAGGCCTTCGACAACCCCAGCTTCCAGCGCCTGGGCGAAATGCCCGTGGACCTGCAGGCCCGCGCCGGCATGGTCAAATCCCTGGCCCTGGCCGCCGACGGCCAGACCCTGAGCGCCGCCCGCGAGCGCGTGTTCATCGACCCGCTGCTCAACGCCGAAGCCAGCAAGGCCAACCATGAGGAAATCTGGAAACTGGTGTCCAGCCTGCCCCTGGAGCAGATGCAGGCCAGCAGCAACGAAGGTGACCTGAATGGCTGGCTGGAGCTGGCACGCATCACCAAGTCTTCCTCGACTCTGAAGGAACAACAGTCGAACATCGACAACTGGGTCGCGCAGAACCCGGATCATCCGGCCGCCAAGCAACTGCCTGACGCCCTGACCAAGCTGAAGTCCCTGGCCGCCCAGCCGCTGAACAAGATCGGCCTGCTGCTGCCGCAACAGGGCCAGCTCGCCTCCGTCGCCCGCGCCCTGCAGGACGGCTTCCTCGCCGCCCATTACCAGGCCCAGCAGAGCGGCCAGGCGCAGCCGGCGATCAAGCTCTACGACAGCACCCAGGTGCGCTCGCTGGACGAGTTCTACCGTCAGGCCCAGGCCGATGGCGTACAACTGGTCGTCGGCCCGCTGGAGAAGAACCTGGTCAAGCAGATGAGCAGCCAGCCGCAACTGCCGATCACCACCCTGGCGCTGAACTATGCCGACGGCAACCAGGAAGGTCCGGCCCAGCTCTTCCAGTTCGGCCTGTCCGCCGAGGACGAAGCCCGCGAAGTCGCCAACCGCGCCTGGAACGACGGCATGCGCCGCGCCGTGGCCCTGGTACCGCGCGGCGAGTGGGGCGACCGTGTGCTCGCCTCCTTCAGCCGCAACTGGCAAGCCGCCGGCGGCACCCTGATCGCCGCCGAGCACGTCGACCAGCCGGTTGAGCTGGCCCGCCAGATCGCCGACCTGCTGCAACTGCGCCAGAGCGAAGGCCGCGCCAAGCGCCTGCAGGGCGTGCTCGACAGCAGCGTCGACACCCAGCCGTCGCGCCGTCAGGACATCGACTTCATCTTCCTCGCCGCCACCCCGCAGCAGGCCCGCCAGATCAAGCCGACCCTGGCATTCCAGTACGCCGGTGACCTGCCCGTCTACGCCACCTCCAACCTGTACACCGGCGTAAACAACCCGGCGCAGGACCAGGATCTGAACGGCATCCGCTTCTGCGAGACCCCGTGGCTGCTGAACCCGAACAACGCCCTGCGCCAACAGGTCGCCGCGCAGTGGCCGGCCGCCAACGGCAGTCTCGGCCGCCTTTACGCCATGGGTGCCGACGCCTACCAACTGGCCCCACGCCTGCCGGAGCTCAAGGCAGTGCCGAGCATGCAGGTGGACGGCCTGACCGGCACCCTGAGCGTCAGCGCCGGGCAGCGCGTCGAACGCCGTCTGCCCTGGGCCGAGTTCAAGAATGGCCAGGTCCAGCCGCTGGAGAACAGCGGTATTTGA
- the rsmI gene encoding 16S rRNA (cytidine(1402)-2'-O)-methyltransferase has protein sequence MTLGTLYVVATPIGNLDDISARALKVLADVALIAAEDTRHSVRLLQHFGIQTPLAACHEHNEREQGGRFLTKLQAGEDVALISDAGTPLISDPGYHLVRQARAAGIAVVPVPGACALIAALSAAGLPSDRFVFEGFLPAKVAGRRGRLEALVDEPRTLIFYEAPHRVLECIEDMAAIFGDERPALLARELTKTFETLKGLPLGELREFVASDSNQQRGECVLLVAGKPAPEGDEAVDAQTLRVLDLLLAELPVKRAAALAAEITGARKNQLYQLALERQGKA, from the coding sequence GTGACCCTTGGCACTCTCTATGTGGTGGCCACTCCCATTGGCAACCTGGACGACATCAGCGCCCGGGCGCTGAAGGTGCTGGCCGACGTGGCCCTGATCGCGGCCGAAGACACCCGTCATTCCGTGCGCCTGCTGCAGCACTTCGGCATCCAGACGCCACTGGCGGCCTGCCACGAGCACAATGAGCGGGAGCAGGGTGGGCGCTTCCTCACCAAGCTGCAGGCTGGCGAGGACGTTGCGCTGATCTCCGATGCAGGCACGCCGCTGATTTCCGATCCGGGCTACCACCTGGTGCGCCAGGCGCGCGCAGCCGGCATCGCCGTGGTGCCGGTGCCGGGGGCCTGTGCGCTGATTGCCGCGCTTTCCGCTGCTGGCCTGCCATCGGATCGTTTCGTCTTCGAAGGCTTCCTGCCCGCCAAGGTCGCCGGTCGCCGCGGGCGTCTGGAGGCGCTGGTGGATGAGCCACGCACCCTGATTTTCTACGAGGCGCCGCACCGGGTGCTGGAGTGCATCGAGGATATGGCGGCGATCTTTGGCGACGAACGGCCGGCGCTGCTGGCCCGTGAGCTGACCAAGACCTTCGAGACCCTGAAGGGGCTGCCGCTGGGCGAGTTGCGCGAGTTCGTGGCGTCCGACAGTAACCAGCAGCGGGGTGAATGCGTGCTGCTGGTGGCCGGAAAACCCGCGCCGGAAGGCGATGAGGCGGTGGACGCGCAGACTTTGCGGGTACTCGATCTGCTGCTGGCGGAGTTGCCGGTCAAGCGCGCTGCAGCGCTTGCCGCGGAGATCACCGGGGCACGCAAGAACCAGCTTTACCAGCTCGCACTGGAGCGGCAGGGCAAGGCTTGA
- the mraZ gene encoding division/cell wall cluster transcriptional repressor MraZ: protein MFRGANAISLDAKGRLAMPSRYRDELVSRCNGQLIVTIDAVDTCLTVYPLPEWELIEAKLRELPSLREETRRLQRLLIGNAVDLELDGAGRFLIPPRLREYAGLDKKAMLVGQLNKFQLWDEDKWNAVAEADLAAIKEPGGLPDELRDLIL from the coding sequence GTGTTTCGCGGAGCTAACGCCATCAGTCTCGACGCCAAAGGGCGCCTCGCGATGCCGAGTCGGTATCGTGACGAGCTCGTTTCGCGTTGCAATGGCCAGCTCATCGTCACCATCGATGCCGTCGATACCTGCCTCACTGTCTATCCCCTCCCTGAATGGGAACTCATCGAAGCCAAGCTGCGCGAACTGCCCTCGCTGCGTGAAGAAACGCGGCGCCTGCAGCGTTTGCTGATTGGCAATGCCGTTGACCTGGAGCTGGATGGCGCCGGGCGTTTTCTCATTCCGCCGCGCCTGCGCGAGTACGCCGGCCTGGACAAGAAAGCGATGCTGGTCGGCCAGCTGAACAAGTTCCAGTTGTGGGACGAAGACAAATGGAATGCGGTTGCCGAGGCCGATCTCGCAGCCATCAAAGAGCCCGGCGGTCTGCCGGATGAATTGCGCGACCTTATTCTGTGA
- the rsmH gene encoding 16S rRNA (cytosine(1402)-N(4))-methyltransferase RsmH — protein sequence MTSTFQHITVLLEEAVEALAPLEGGRYVDGTFGRGGHSRALLGRLGPGGQLLGFDKDPQAIATGKTLAAEDGRFVIVQRSFAEMAEEFSARGLQGSVNGVLLDLGVSSPQLDDPERGFSFLNDGPLDMRMNPDQGVSAAQWIATAAEDEIARVFKDYGEERFAKRMARAIVQRRAQAPFERTADLAAVITEANPAWEKGKNPATRAFQGLRIFINNELGDLERGLEAALEGLAVGGRLVVISFHSLEDRIVKQFMRKQVKGEADNLPRNLPIQVKPFDPRLKLIGKPVYASEAELKANPRSRSAVMRIAEKLR from the coding sequence GTGACCAGTACCTTCCAACACATCACCGTTCTGCTCGAGGAGGCCGTCGAAGCGCTGGCCCCCCTGGAGGGCGGCCGCTATGTGGACGGAACCTTCGGAAGGGGAGGGCACAGCCGGGCCTTGCTTGGGAGACTCGGCCCGGGCGGTCAACTGCTCGGGTTCGACAAGGATCCCCAGGCGATTGCGACGGGAAAAACACTGGCGGCCGAAGACGGCCGCTTCGTCATTGTGCAAAGGTCCTTCGCCGAGATGGCGGAAGAGTTCTCCGCGCGCGGCCTGCAGGGCAGCGTGAATGGCGTTCTGCTGGACCTTGGCGTGTCTTCGCCGCAGCTGGATGATCCTGAGCGGGGCTTCAGTTTCCTCAACGACGGCCCGCTGGACATGCGCATGAACCCGGACCAGGGCGTCAGCGCCGCGCAGTGGATCGCCACTGCCGCGGAAGACGAGATCGCCCGCGTGTTCAAGGATTACGGCGAAGAGCGTTTCGCCAAGCGCATGGCTCGCGCGATCGTGCAGCGCCGCGCGCAAGCGCCGTTCGAGCGCACTGCCGATCTGGCAGCGGTGATCACCGAGGCCAATCCGGCCTGGGAGAAGGGCAAGAACCCGGCTACCCGCGCCTTCCAGGGGCTGCGGATCTTCATCAACAACGAGCTGGGCGATCTGGAGCGTGGCCTCGAGGCTGCGCTGGAAGGCCTGGCCGTGGGCGGTCGCCTGGTGGTGATCAGCTTCCATTCGCTGGAAGACCGCATCGTCAAACAGTTCATGCGCAAGCAGGTGAAGGGCGAGGCGGACAACCTGCCGCGCAATCTGCCGATCCAGGTCAAGCCCTTTGACCCGCGCCTGAAACTCATCGGCAAGCCGGTCTACGCCTCTGAGGCCGAACTCAAGGCCAACCCGCGCTCGCGCAGCGCGGTCATGCGCATCGCGGAGAAGCTCAGATGA
- the ftsL gene encoding cell division protein FtsL, protein MSRLFSKRLPTGSFFMLLLFIGVLLSAISVSYSAYWNRQLLNSLYTELNIRDKAQAEYGRLILEQSTWTAHSRIEGLATDQLKMRVPDPTEIIMVAP, encoded by the coding sequence ATGAGCCGGCTCTTCTCCAAGCGCCTGCCGACCGGCAGCTTCTTCATGTTGCTGCTGTTCATCGGCGTGCTGCTGTCGGCCATCTCCGTTTCCTATAGCGCGTACTGGAACCGCCAGCTGCTCAACTCGCTGTACACCGAGCTCAACATTCGCGACAAGGCGCAGGCCGAGTACGGTCGCCTGATTCTCGAGCAGAGCACCTGGACGGCCCACAGCCGCATCGAAGGCCTGGCAACCGACCAGTTGAAGATGCGTGTGCCTGATCCGACCGAAATCATCATGGTGGCACCATGA
- a CDS encoding peptidoglycan D,D-transpeptidase FtsI family protein, translating to MRDLAGARYPWRFRVVIALLLAMVAAIAWRIVDLHVIDHDFLKGQGDARSVRHITIPAHRGLITDRNGEPLAVSTPVATLWANPKELVLEREKWGFLADALGQPKAALSERLGANADKEFIYLVRGLTPEQGEAVMAQVKTHRIPGVYSVEEFRRFYPSGEVAAQVVGFTDVDDRGREGVELAFDSWLAGVPGKRQVLKDRRGHLIRDVQVTRNAKAGKTLALSIDLRLQYLANRELRNALVENGAKAGSLVILDVKSGEVLAMANQPTYNPNNRRNLQPAMMRNRAMIDVFEPGSTMKPFSMSAALETGRWKPTDKVEVYPGTLQIGRYTIRDVSRTEGPVLDLTGILIRSSNVGMSKVAFDIGGEAIYSLMQKVGLGQDTGLGFPGERVGNLPNYREWRKAETATLSYGYGLSVTAIQLAHAYAALANNGRSVPLTMVRADRPAEATQVIPEPVAKTMQGMLQQVIEAPNGVYRAQVPGYHVAGKSGTARKTATGAKGYAENSYRSLFAGFAPMNNPRYVAVVVIDEPSKAGYFGGLVSAPVFSKVMSGTLRLMNVPPDNLPATPQQQADAAPAAKGGRG from the coding sequence ATGAGAGACCTGGCCGGCGCTCGCTATCCCTGGCGCTTCCGCGTCGTCATCGCCCTGCTGCTGGCGATGGTGGCGGCGATCGCCTGGCGGATCGTCGACCTGCACGTCATCGACCATGATTTCCTCAAGGGCCAGGGTGATGCGCGCAGCGTGCGGCACATCACCATTCCCGCGCACCGTGGCCTGATTACCGACCGTAATGGCGAACCGCTGGCCGTGAGTACCCCGGTTGCCACGCTCTGGGCCAACCCCAAGGAGCTGGTGCTCGAGCGTGAAAAGTGGGGCTTCCTCGCTGACGCCCTTGGTCAGCCCAAGGCGGCGCTGTCCGAGCGCCTGGGCGCGAACGCCGACAAGGAGTTCATCTATCTGGTCCGTGGCCTGACCCCGGAGCAGGGCGAGGCCGTGATGGCCCAGGTGAAGACCCATCGCATCCCCGGTGTCTATTCGGTTGAGGAATTCCGCCGCTTCTACCCGTCCGGCGAAGTCGCCGCGCAGGTGGTGGGCTTCACCGACGTCGACGACCGCGGCCGTGAAGGTGTGGAACTGGCCTTCGACAGCTGGCTGGCCGGCGTGCCGGGCAAGCGCCAGGTGCTCAAGGACCGTCGTGGCCATCTGATCCGCGATGTGCAGGTCACCCGCAACGCCAAGGCCGGCAAGACCCTGGCCCTGTCCATCGACCTGCGCCTGCAGTACCTCGCCAACCGCGAGCTGCGCAATGCGCTGGTGGAGAACGGCGCCAAGGCCGGCAGCCTGGTGATCCTCGACGTGAAGTCCGGCGAAGTGCTGGCCATGGCCAACCAGCCGACCTACAACCCGAACAACCGTCGCAACCTGCAGCCGGCGATGATGCGCAACCGCGCCATGATCGACGTGTTCGAGCCGGGTTCGACCATGAAGCCGTTCTCCATGAGTGCGGCGCTGGAAACCGGCCGCTGGAAACCCACCGACAAGGTCGAGGTCTACCCCGGCACGCTGCAGATCGGCCGCTACACCATTCGTGACGTGTCCCGTACCGAGGGGCCGGTGCTGGACCTGACCGGCATCCTGATCCGCTCCAGTAACGTAGGGATGAGCAAGGTGGCCTTCGATATCGGTGGTGAGGCCATCTACAGCCTGATGCAGAAGGTCGGTCTCGGCCAGGACACCGGCCTGGGCTTCCCCGGCGAGCGTGTCGGCAACCTGCCGAACTACCGGGAATGGCGCAAGGCAGAAACTGCGACCCTGTCCTACGGCTACGGCCTGTCCGTCACCGCCATCCAGCTCGCCCATGCCTATGCGGCGCTGGCCAACAATGGCCGCAGCGTTCCGCTGACCATGGTCCGTGCCGATCGTCCGGCCGAAGCCACCCAGGTCATCCCCGAGCCGGTCGCCAAGACCATGCAGGGCATGCTGCAACAAGTGATCGAAGCGCCGAACGGCGTGTACCGCGCCCAGGTGCCGGGTTACCACGTGGCCGGCAAGTCCGGTACCGCGCGCAAGACCGCGACCGGCGCCAAGGGCTACGCCGAGAATTCCTATCGCTCCCTGTTCGCCGGCTTCGCGCCAATGAATAACCCGCGCTACGTCGCCGTGGTGGTCATCGATGAACCCAGCAAGGCCGGCTACTTCGGTGGCCTGGTTTCCGCGCCGGTGTTCAGCAAGGTGATGTCCGGCACGCTGCGCCTGATGAACGTGCCGCCGGATAACCTGCCGGCGACCCCGCAGCAACAAGCTGATGCTGCGCCCGCTGCCAAAGGAGGGCGTGGCTGA
- a CDS encoding UDP-N-acetylmuramoyl-L-alanyl-D-glutamate--2,6-diaminopimelate ligase produces the protein MPMSLNQLLPQAESGELIRELTLDSRTVKPGDLFLAVPGGRQDGRGHIAAALTQGAAAVAYEAEGAVDLPPSDVPMIAIKGLAKQLSAIAGRFYGEPSRGVELVGVTGTNGKTSVSQLVAQALDLLGERCGIVGTLGTGFYGALESGRHTTPDPLAVQATLARLKQAGAKAVAMEVSSHGLEQGRVAALGFDVAVFTNLSRDHLDYHGSMEAYGAAKAKLFAWQGLRCRVINLDDDFGRQLAAESQESRLMGYSLSDPSAYIYCREATFSDAGVQAQIVTPQGEGLLRSSLLGKFNLSNLLAVVGALLGLDYPLGDVLKVLPQLEGPIGRMQRLGGGEKPLVVVDYAHTPDALEKVLLALRPHVHGQLLCLFGCGGDRDSGKRPIMAQIAEQHADRVLVTDDNPRTEKSEAIIADIRAGFAKPEAVEFVPGRGEAIARLIAAAGVDDVVLLAGKGHEDYQEIDGVRHPFSDLEQAAKALAAWEVKRA, from the coding sequence ATGCCGATGAGCCTGAATCAACTGCTGCCGCAAGCCGAAAGTGGCGAACTGATCCGTGAGCTGACCCTGGACAGCCGCACCGTCAAGCCGGGCGACCTGTTCCTGGCTGTGCCGGGTGGCCGTCAGGATGGCCGCGGGCACATTGCCGCCGCGCTCACCCAGGGAGCGGCCGCTGTTGCCTATGAAGCAGAGGGTGCTGTAGACCTGCCACCCAGCGATGTGCCGATGATTGCCATCAAGGGCCTCGCCAAGCAGCTGTCCGCTATCGCCGGGCGCTTCTACGGCGAACCCAGCCGTGGCGTCGAACTGGTCGGCGTGACCGGCACCAACGGCAAGACCAGCGTCAGCCAACTGGTGGCCCAGGCGCTGGACCTGCTCGGCGAACGCTGCGGCATCGTCGGCACCCTCGGCACCGGTTTCTATGGCGCGCTGGAAAGCGGTCGCCACACCACGCCTGACCCGCTTGCCGTGCAGGCGACCCTGGCACGCCTGAAACAGGCTGGCGCCAAGGCCGTTGCCATGGAAGTGTCCTCCCACGGCCTGGAACAGGGCCGCGTTGCGGCGCTGGGCTTCGATGTGGCGGTGTTCACCAACCTGTCCCGCGACCATCTGGACTACCACGGCTCGATGGAAGCCTACGGCGCCGCCAAGGCCAAGCTGTTCGCCTGGCAAGGCCTGCGTTGCCGGGTTATCAACCTGGACGACGACTTCGGTCGCCAGCTGGCTGCCGAGTCCCAAGAATCCCGCCTGATGGGTTACAGCCTGAGCGACCCGTCGGCCTACATCTATTGCCGCGAAGCCACCTTCAGCGATGCCGGCGTGCAAGCGCAGATCGTCACCCCGCAGGGCGAAGGCCTCCTGCGCAGCTCGCTGCTGGGCAAGTTCAACCTGAGCAACCTGCTGGCCGTGGTCGGCGCGCTGCTGGGCCTGGACTACCCGCTGGGCGACGTGCTCAAGGTGCTGCCGCAGCTGGAAGGTCCGATCGGTCGCATGCAGCGCCTGGGCGGCGGTGAAAAGCCGCTGGTGGTCGTGGACTACGCCCACACCCCGGACGCGCTGGAGAAAGTCCTGCTGGCCCTGCGTCCGCACGTACATGGCCAGCTGCTTTGCCTGTTCGGCTGCGGCGGCGACCGTGACAGCGGCAAGCGCCCGATCATGGCGCAGATCGCCGAACAGCATGCCGACCGCGTGCTGGTTACCGATGACAACCCGCGCACCGAGAAGAGCGAGGCGATCATCGCCGACATCCGTGCCGGTTTCGCCAAGCCCGAAGCGGTCGAGTTCGTGCCCGGCCGCGGCGAAGCCATCGCTCGCCTGATCGCCGCTGCGGGCGTCGATGACGTCGTGCTGCTGGCCGGCAAGGGGCATGAGGATTACCAGGAGATCGACGGTGTTCGCCACCCGTTCTCCGATCTGGAACAAGCCGCCAAGGCGCTGGCTGCCTGGGAGGTGAAGCGTGCTTAA